One genomic window of Mustela erminea isolate mMusErm1 chromosome 13, mMusErm1.Pri, whole genome shotgun sequence includes the following:
- the LOC116571463 gene encoding uncharacterized protein LOC116571463 — protein sequence MKIEGVPRGAKKYSPDSPHLREELAISGPRRRGPESRPGSVAVAVAGDRARAPSAAGRGRCRDCEPGPGRPPPPAPGSVPGTPTCPTSHHSPSLQPGTEESPGHRRSSEASREATSDPHRRIYGARESVWMGHNLYIRTPAEAYRGCSQDLAIMNKTALNIHRQVLCARPFSTSGKMPRSLITEPHGRENRRRLARRLPHALSQDPPGADRCSDVIATDSCSLFTFSPQLEGSKVTTISNWQPDFCLGAESTAVLMDQGSEAVTLERQRALADRNLPCHRTLWRPEEVDTDTPGELAGP from the exons ATGAAGATCGAGGGTGTGCCCCGAGGAGCAAAAAAATACTCCCCCGACTCCCCCCACCTCCGGGAAGAATTGGCCATCAGTGGCCCACGCCGACGGGGTCCGGAGTCGCGGCCGGGGAGCGTGGCCGTGGCGGTGGCCGGGGACCGTG CGCGAGCGCCGTCCGCGGCCGGCAGGGGGCGCTGTCGCGACTGCGAGCCCGGTCCTGGGCGGCCTCCGCCTCCCGCCCCAGGCTCGGTCCCGGGGACCCCCACCTGCCCTACAAGTCACCACTCACCCTCACTCCAGCCAGGGACAGAAGAGTCCCCGGGCCACCGCAGGAGCAGTGAGGCCTCCCGGGAAGCCACCTCTGATCCGCACCGGCGGATTTATGGAGCCAGAGAAAG TGTCTGGATGGGCCACAATTTATATATCCGCACACCTGCTGAAGCATATCGTGGTTGCTCCCAGgatttggcaattatgaataaaactgcccTAAACATCCACAGGCAAGTTTTGTGTGCACGTCCATTTTCAACTTCTGGAAAAATGCCAAGGAGCTTAATCACTGAACCACACG GTAGAGAAAACAGACGCCGGCTCGCCAGAAGGCTCCCTCATGCTTTGAGCCAGGATCCTCCCGGAGCTGACCGTTGTTCTGACGTCATCGCCACAGACTCCTGTAGTCTGTTCAC CTTTTCTCCCCAACTGGAAG GCTCCAAAGTAACAACCATCTCCAACTGGCAACCAGACTTCTGCCTGGGAGCAGAAAGCACAGCTGTCCTGATGGACCAGGGCTCGGAAGCAGTGACCCTCGAGAGACAGCGGGCTTTAGCTGACAGGAACCTGCCATGTCATAGAACGCTCTGGAGGCCTGAAGAGGTTGACACAGATACCCCTGGGGAATTAGCAGGACCTTGA